A single window of Anomaloglossus baeobatrachus isolate aAnoBae1 chromosome 9, aAnoBae1.hap1, whole genome shotgun sequence DNA harbors:
- the LOC142250706 gene encoding uncharacterized protein LOC142250706 produces the protein MLLLPVALLLLLCGEGRGRRPIPHVTAPETWRLDVLERVLVRTSQQSESFPVTVSIVSYPDQKTMFSSALLALTPDNRFQGAVELAVTAEDSPGEFVYLVVESEVFREDRKIPVTGGTRTTMEDPDISGLRRRRRQSLLTMPQLHGMTSRYQNPNIQKCCRDGSAQFSQHLNCNSERYEEIKRSRPHCYRAYEECCLYTEGHMVKSVPLASQMEIPPLFMEEPVVVRLLEEPITITVTQSSAGSAVTRMFTVKVDPTQDVSIQLSSTMFHTKVDMSFRTLPPVYGDQ, from the exons ATGCTGCTGTTGCCGGTTGCTCTGCTGCTCCTGCTCTGCGGGGAAGGACGGGGGCGCAGACCGAT TCCCCATGTGACGGCCCCGGAAACATGGCGCCTTGATGTCCTGGAGAGGGTTTTGGTGCGGACCTCCCAGCAGTCGGAGAGTTTCCCGGTGACGGTTTCCATAGTGAGTTACCCGGATCAAAAGACGATGTTTTCCTCGGCGCTGCTGGCACTGACTCCTGACAACCGCTTCCAGGGGGCGGTGGAGCTGGCG GTGACGGCGGAGGATTCCCCCGGAGAGTTTGTGTATCTGGTGGTGGAATCCGAGGTGTTCAGAGAAGATCGGAAAATTCCGGTGACCGGCGGCACCCGTACCACCATGGAGGACCCCG ATATTTCTGGTCTCCGGAGAAGACGGCGACAATCTCTGCTGACTATGCCACAGCTGCACGGCATGA CCAGCAGATACCAGAACCCCAATATCCAGAAATGTTGTCGCGACGGCTCCGCACAGTTCTCGCAGCACTTGAATTGTAATAGTGAGCGCTACGAAGAGATAAAACGGAGCAGACCGCACTGTTATCGGGCGTATGAAGAGTGCTGCCTCTACACCGAGGGGCACATGGTGAAGTCTGTACCACTGGCCAGTCAAATGGAAATCCCACCATTGTTCATGGAGGAACCTGTGGTCGTCAGGCTCCTGGAGGAGCCCATTACCATCACGGTGACGCAGAGCAGCGCTGGGAGCGCGGTCACCAGGATGTTCACCGTGAAGGTCGACCCCACCCAGGATGTCTCCATACAGCTGAGCAGCACAATGTTCCACACTAAGGTGGACATGTCGTTCAGGACTCTGCCCCCTGTATATGGTGATCAGTGA
- the LOC142250707 gene encoding uncharacterized protein LOC142250707 — MLLLPVSLLLLLCGEGRGRRLIPHVTAPETWRLAVLERVLVRTSQQSESFPVTVSIMSYPDKRTMFSSVLLALTPDNRFRGAVELAVMAEDSPGEFVYLVVESEVFREDQRIPVTGAAHTTMEDPDISAPWRRRQRRQSLLTAPQMQHLTQRFRNPNILRCCLNGTEYYTQHDNCNSEHSEALKRTKPRCQQAYEECCNYAEWHMRKDLPIASFWPGISALPTPYIVSEEVHVPVISGLVDDTIRITVTQSGIGRTITSTFTVRIDPTQDISVQLSSADFQSNINVSHGTLTPADGNQ, encoded by the exons CCCCCATGTGACGGCCCCGGAAACATGGCGTCTTGCCGTCCTGGAGAGGGTTTTGGTGCGGACGTCCCAGCAGTCGGAGAGTTTCCCTGTGACGGTTTCCATAATGAGTTACCCGGATAAAAGGACGATGTTCTCCTCGGTGCTGCTGGCGCTGACTCCTGATAACCGCTTCCGGGGGGCGGTGGAGCTGGCG GTGATGGCGGAGGATTCCCCTGGAGAGTTTGTGTATCTGGTGGTGGAATCTGAGGTGTTCAGAGAAGATCAGAGAATCCCGGTGACCGGCGCCGCCCACACCACCATGGAGGACCCCG ATATTTCTGCTCCCTGGAGAAGACGCCAGCGGCGGCAATCTCTGCTGACCGCGCCGCAGATGCAGCACTTGA CCCAGAGATTCCGGAATCCCAATATCCTGCGCTGCTGTCTAAACGGCACTGAATATTATACACAGCATGATAATTGTAACAGTGAACACAGTGAGGCGCTAAAACGGACCAAACCGCGCTGTCAGCAAGCGTACGAGGAGTGCTGCAACTACGCCGAGTGGCACATGCGCAAAGACCTGCCGATTGCCTCCTTCTGGCCGGGAATTTCGGCACTTCCTACCCCTTATATCGTCAGTGAAGAGGTGCACGTCCCAGTGATCAGCGGCCTAGTGGATGATACAATCCGGATCACAGTGACGCAGAGCGGCATTGGCCGAACCATCACCAGTACATTTACCGTGAGGATCGATCCCACTCAGGACATCTCCGTACAGCTGAGCAGTGCAGACTTCCAGTCCAACATCAATGTGTCACATGGGACACTGACCCCCGCGGATGGTAACCAGTGA